From Brassica oleracea var. oleracea cultivar TO1000 chromosome C3, BOL, whole genome shotgun sequence, a single genomic window includes:
- the LOC106334204 gene encoding inactive protein kinase SELMODRAFT_444075-like, with protein MSRVLKRGKQEKKPVVSDGAEKVIVAVKASREIPKTALIWALTHVVHPGDCITLIVVVPSHNSGKKLWNFPMFAGDCASGHKKSHSIALPEIKSDLTDTCSQINLQLHDVYDPNKINVKIKIVSGSPCGAVAAESKKAKANWVVLDKHLKNEEKQCMDDLQCNIVVMKRSQAKVLRLNLVGSPKKDAEKESNSPTGPEAASEKHTKGLPVTPTSSPELGTPFTSTEAGTSSVSSSDHGTSPFFTLGMSGYMKKDGALVIKENDDDSCSETESESQSLASTSMRFQSPPLCSICQHKGPVFGKPPRVFSYAELELATCGFSRANFLAEGGYGSVHRGVLPEGQVVAVKQHKLASSQGDVEFCSEVEVLSCAQHRNVVMLIGFCIEDGRRLLVYEYICNGSLDSHLYGRKRETLEWEARQKIAVGAARGLRYLHEECRVGCIVHRDMRPNNILITHDNEPLVGDFGLARWQPDGEQGVETRVIGTFGYLAPEYAQSGQITEKADVYSFGVVLVELVTGRKAIDITMPKGQQCLTEWARPLLEEYAVEELVDPRLGDRFVESEVICMIHAASLCIRRDPHLRPRMSQVLRILEGDMIKDGNYA; from the exons ATGAGTCGAGTTCTGAAGCGAGGGAAGCAGGAGAAGAAGCCTGTAGTATCTGATGGTGCTGAAAAGGTTATCGTTGCTGTTAAAGCTTCTAGGGAGATTCCAAAAACAGCTTTGATTTGGGCTTTGACTCATGTTGTTCACCCTGGGGATTGCATTACCCTCATTGTTGTTGTCCCTTCTCACAACTCAG GAAAAAAACTTTGGAATTTCCCTATGTTTGCTGGGGACTGTGCAAGTGGTCACAAAAAATCACATTCTATAGCACTACCAGAGATAAAGAGTGATCTCACTGATACTTGTTCCCAAATAAATCTCCAGCTTCATGATGTCTATGATCCAAATAAG ATAAATGTGAAGATTAAGATTGTTTCTGGATCACCCTGTGGAGCAGTTGCTGCTGAGTCTAAGAAAGCAAAAGCAAACTGGGTCGTACTAGACAA ACACCTCAAGAACGAAGAGAAACAGTGTATGGATGATTTACAATGTAACATTGTGGTGATGAAACGTTCTCAGGCAAAAGTTCTGCGCCTAAACTTGGTTGGATCGCCTAAGAAGGATGCTGAGAAAGAGTCTAATTCACCAACTGGACCAGAAGCAGCATCTGAAAAACACACAAAAGGACTACCTGTAACTCCTACTAGCAGCCCTGAGCTAGGGACACCATTCACTAGCACAGAAGCTGGGACTTCATCAGTGTCAAGCTCTGACCATGGAACTTCACCTTTCTTCACTTTGGGAATGAGTGGTTACATGAAGAAGGATGGTGCATTAGTCATCAAGGAGAATGATGATGATTCATGCTCTGAAACTGAGAGTGAAAGTCAATCACTAGCGTCAACTAGTATGAGATTCCAGTCACCTCCTCTTTGTTCTATCTGCCAGCACAAAGGACCAGTATTCGGCAAACCACCGAGAGTGTTCTCGTATGCAGAGTTAGAGCTTGCAACATGTGGCTTTTCAAGGGCTAACTTCTTGGCTGAAGGTGGATACGGATCTGTCCATCGAGGTGTATTACCTGAAGGGCAAGTAGTTGCGGTGAAGCAACACAAACTTGCCAGTTCTCAAGGAGATGTAGAGTTTTGCTCCGAAGTTGAAGTTCTCAGCTGTGCTCAGCACAGAAACGTTGTTATGCTGATTGGTTTCTGCATTGAAGATGGGAGAAGGCTCTTGGTTTATGAATACATATGCAATGGTTCACTTGACTCCCACCTATACG GTCGCAAAAGGGAGACGCTGGAGTGGGAAGCAAGGCAAAAGATTGCTGTTGGAGCTGCGAGAGGTCTTAGGTATCTTCATGAAGAATGCAGAGTTGGGTGTATTGTCCATAGAGACATGCGTCCTAACAACATCCTCATTACTCATGATAATGAGCCATTG GTTGGAGACTTTGGTCTAGCGAGATGGCAGCCTGATGGGGAACAAGGTGTAGAAACACGAGTGATAGGAACATTTGG CTATTTAGCGCCAGAATATGCTCAAAGCGGACAAATCACAGAAAAAGCAGATGTGTACTCGTTTGGGGTTGTGTTAGTTGAGCTAGTCACTGGACGCAAAGCCATTGACATTACTATGCCAAAGGGCCAGCAATGCCTCACTGAATGG GCACGTCCGCTACTGGAGGAGTATGCGGTGGAAGAACTTGTAGATCCGAGGCTTGGTGACCGTTTTGTAGAAAGTGAGGTTATTTGTATGATTCATGCAGCTTCGTTGTGCATACGTAGAGATCCACATTTGAGGCCACGCATGTCTCAG GTGCTACGTATACTGGAAGGAGATATGATCAAGGATGGGAACTACGCATGA